The following coding sequences lie in one Leucobacter allii genomic window:
- a CDS encoding HtaA domain-containing protein: MTSLHWGVKASFLGYLGAMPDGEVTPLAPAELLDGRTLRFPEIGTGGAAGAGSRRFAGGVRFTGHGGVLDLVIAEPALESGDGPDGWIVTIADPYAPGARLALATVGPIDERAGRTVGGGVALTEAGADLFFGPYVAGTPLDDIAVVDD; this comes from the coding sequence ATGACCAGTCTGCACTGGGGCGTGAAGGCGTCCTTCCTCGGATACCTCGGCGCGATGCCGGACGGCGAGGTCACCCCGCTCGCGCCCGCGGAGCTGCTGGACGGCCGGACGCTGCGGTTCCCCGAGATCGGCACGGGCGGCGCCGCCGGCGCCGGCTCCCGCCGCTTCGCGGGCGGGGTGCGCTTCACCGGCCACGGCGGCGTGCTCGACCTCGTCATCGCCGAGCCGGCACTCGAGTCGGGCGACGGCCCGGACGGCTGGATCGTGACGATCGCCGATCCCTACGCGCCCGGCGCGCGGCTCGCGCTCGCGACGGTCGGACCGATCGACGAGCGCGCGGGGCGGACCGTGGGCGGCGGCGTCGCGCTCACGGAGGCGGGAGCGGATCTCTTCTTCGGCCCCTACGTCGCGGGGACGCCGCTCGACGACATCGCCGTCGTCGACGACTGA
- a CDS encoding carboxymuconolactone decarboxylase family protein yields MSHVNIGKVHPEAFQAMSQLNERASEAAASAGLEPKLVELVRMRVSQINGCAFCLRMHAADAERLGETSERIAILAAWWESQYFTGPERAALQLAEQVTLMSDASRIPERGVDVSAELDDAQIAAVTWNVVVINAWNRIAVSSHYPVAPKE; encoded by the coding sequence ATGTCGCACGTGAACATCGGCAAGGTCCATCCCGAAGCCTTCCAGGCGATGTCCCAGCTCAACGAGCGCGCCTCCGAGGCCGCGGCCTCCGCCGGTCTCGAACCGAAGCTCGTGGAGCTGGTGCGCATGCGCGTCTCCCAGATCAACGGCTGCGCCTTCTGCCTGCGCATGCACGCGGCCGACGCCGAGCGCCTCGGGGAGACGAGCGAGCGCATCGCGATCCTCGCAGCCTGGTGGGAGTCGCAGTACTTCACGGGGCCTGAGCGGGCGGCGCTGCAGCTCGCCGAGCAGGTGACGCTCATGAGCGACGCGAGCCGGATCCCGGAACGCGGCGTCGACGTCTCGGCGGAGCTGGACGACGCGCAGATCGCGGCCGTCACCTGGAACGTCGTCGTCATCAACGCCTGGAACCGCATCGCGGTCTCGAGCCACTACCCCGTGGCGCCGAAGGAGTAG
- a CDS encoding BCCT family transporter — protein sequence MGTPIDHDARSEEPDSGTGGEALHPALIPGIGVEETHRVYRTDRLVFGVAIALTLAFVGWGVFAGDHLAATTRAALDWVVEYTGFFFTSIATVVLVFMLFIGFSRYGRIRLGRDNEEPEYSMFSWISMLFAAGMGIGLVFWGAAEPLTFFEEPPPGTAEAETFDAMHTALAQVLYHWGPQAWAFYALVGGAIAYGMFRRGRTPLISSIFAPLLGEDRTTGPLGKTIDIFSIIVTLFGTAASLGLGALQIGHGIEIVSGIGPLGNGVLVGVIAVLTAAFIASAVSGVSKGIRLLSNINSVAAMALALFVFFVGPTLLILNVLPAVAAQFIADLPMMAGRSGSQGEAMEQFLSSWTIFYWAWWISWSPFVGMFIARISRGRTLKQFVSVVIVVPSIISFAWFAIFGATAIDQQRNGAGLAIDPPEQVLFGVLENLPFSGVVSAGLILLIAIFFITGADSSSLVMGTLSQQGRPNPARWVTVTWGTMVGVIGAVLLVTGEEGQGLRSLQNVTIIAALPFALIIALMMVAFLRDLQRDPLILRDRYASLAVRHSVRSGLEEYGDNFALQPVEYDHASDDIAWVQEEDVDDSLAEAYEAATGSMPAIRPDGSELGEEAPKDAARRPRRDPDDPDDPAVPPLSSTA from the coding sequence ATGGGAACCCCGATCGACCACGACGCACGCTCCGAGGAGCCCGATTCCGGCACGGGCGGCGAAGCGCTGCACCCGGCGCTCATCCCCGGCATCGGCGTCGAGGAGACGCATCGGGTGTACCGCACGGATCGCCTCGTCTTCGGCGTCGCGATCGCCCTCACCCTCGCGTTCGTCGGCTGGGGCGTGTTCGCGGGCGACCATCTCGCAGCCACGACGCGCGCCGCGCTCGACTGGGTGGTGGAGTACACCGGCTTCTTCTTCACCTCCATCGCGACGGTGGTGCTCGTGTTCATGCTCTTCATCGGTTTCAGCCGCTACGGGCGCATCCGCCTCGGGCGCGACAACGAGGAGCCCGAGTACTCGATGTTCTCGTGGATCTCGATGCTCTTCGCGGCGGGCATGGGCATCGGACTCGTGTTCTGGGGCGCCGCCGAGCCGCTGACCTTCTTCGAGGAGCCGCCGCCGGGCACGGCGGAGGCCGAGACCTTCGACGCCATGCACACCGCGCTCGCCCAGGTGCTCTACCACTGGGGGCCGCAGGCCTGGGCCTTCTACGCGCTCGTCGGCGGGGCCATCGCCTACGGCATGTTCCGGCGCGGTCGCACACCTCTGATCTCCTCGATCTTCGCCCCGCTGCTCGGAGAGGACCGCACCACCGGTCCGCTCGGCAAGACGATCGACATCTTCTCCATCATCGTCACGCTCTTCGGCACGGCCGCCTCGCTCGGCCTCGGCGCGCTGCAGATCGGGCACGGCATCGAGATCGTCTCGGGCATCGGCCCGCTCGGCAACGGCGTGCTCGTCGGCGTGATCGCCGTGCTCACCGCGGCGTTCATCGCCTCGGCGGTCTCCGGGGTCTCCAAGGGCATCCGGCTGCTCTCCAACATCAACTCGGTCGCGGCGATGGCGCTCGCGCTCTTCGTCTTCTTCGTCGGGCCCACGCTCCTCATCCTCAATGTGCTTCCGGCCGTCGCCGCCCAGTTCATCGCCGATCTGCCGATGATGGCCGGCCGCTCCGGTTCCCAGGGCGAGGCGATGGAGCAGTTCCTCTCGAGCTGGACGATCTTCTACTGGGCCTGGTGGATCTCGTGGTCGCCGTTCGTCGGCATGTTCATCGCCCGCATCTCCCGCGGTCGCACGCTCAAGCAGTTCGTGTCGGTGGTCATCGTGGTGCCCTCCATCATCTCCTTCGCGTGGTTCGCGATCTTCGGCGCCACGGCGATCGACCAGCAGCGGAACGGGGCCGGCCTCGCCATCGATCCTCCGGAGCAGGTGCTCTTCGGCGTCCTCGAGAACCTCCCGTTCAGCGGCGTCGTGAGTGCGGGGCTGATCCTGCTCATCGCCATCTTCTTCATCACCGGAGCCGATTCCTCCTCCCTCGTCATGGGGACGCTGTCCCAGCAGGGCCGCCCGAATCCGGCGCGCTGGGTCACGGTCACCTGGGGCACCATGGTCGGCGTCATCGGCGCCGTGCTGCTGGTCACCGGGGAGGAGGGGCAGGGGCTCCGGTCCCTCCAGAACGTCACCATCATCGCCGCGCTGCCCTTCGCGCTGATCATCGCGCTCATGATGGTCGCCTTTCTCAGGGATCTGCAGCGGGACCCGCTGATCCTGCGCGACAGGTACGCGAGCCTGGCGGTGCGGCACAGCGTGCGCTCGGGACTCGAGGAGTACGGCGACAACTTCGCGCTGCAGCCCGTGGAGTACGACCACGCGAGCGACGACATCGCCTGGGTCCAGGAGGAGGACGTCGACGACAGCCTCGCCGAGGCCTACGAAGCCGCGACCGGATCGATGCCGGCCATCCGCCCCGACGGCAGCGAGCTCGGCGAGGAGGCGCCGAAGGACGCCGCGCGTCGGCCCCGCCGCGATCCCGACGATCCGGACGACCCTGCGGTGCCGCCCCTCAGTTCCACAGCGTGA
- a CDS encoding SDR family oxidoreductase, with product MRLAVAGATGQLGRRVAATAEDAGHRVVRISRATGVDLTTGAGLPEALRGVDAVIDASSTGSMRARESIEFFGAVTRHLLAAEEAEGVPHHVAVSIVGAARLGAGYYAGKRVQEELVTGRPGGWSLLRTTQFHGFVRQLIPAGRLGPIQLVPTMRAQPVAVDEVAAELVRIASGAPLGVVRDLAGPREERMAELVARYLRATGERRRVLQLPFPGAWGRGMRDGSLLPGPDAGLGTQTFDDWLRVSAEGADRD from the coding sequence ATGAGGCTCGCGGTCGCCGGGGCGACGGGCCAGCTCGGTCGCCGGGTCGCCGCGACGGCGGAGGACGCGGGGCACCGCGTCGTCCGGATCAGCCGCGCGACGGGAGTCGATCTCACGACCGGCGCGGGCCTTCCGGAGGCGCTGCGCGGCGTCGACGCCGTGATCGACGCGTCGAGCACGGGAAGCATGCGCGCGCGGGAGTCCATCGAGTTCTTCGGCGCCGTCACCCGGCACCTGCTCGCGGCCGAGGAGGCGGAGGGCGTCCCGCATCATGTGGCGGTCTCGATCGTCGGCGCCGCCCGCCTCGGAGCGGGGTACTACGCGGGGAAGCGGGTGCAGGAGGAGCTCGTGACGGGACGACCGGGCGGCTGGTCCCTGCTGCGCACCACCCAGTTCCACGGCTTCGTGCGCCAGCTGATTCCCGCCGGTCGCCTGGGACCGATCCAGCTCGTGCCCACGATGCGTGCGCAGCCCGTGGCCGTCGACGAGGTCGCCGCCGAGCTCGTCCGGATCGCGTCGGGCGCCCCGCTCGGCGTCGTCAGGGACCTCGCGGGCCCGCGGGAGGAGCGCATGGCGGAGCTCGTCGCGCGGTATCTGCGGGCGACCGGCGAACGGCGCCGTGTGCTGCAGCTGCCGTTCCCCGGCGCGTGGGGGCGGGGCATGCGCGACGGCTCCCTGCTGCCGGGGCCGGACGCCGGACTCGGCACGCAGACCTTCGACGACTGGCTGCGCGTGAGCGCCGAGGGCGCCGATCGCGACTGA
- a CDS encoding ATP-binding protein — translation MIAARAHRWTPSAPGTAGWTTRSFDELIPAAQIACISLAQPIFAVAALGSQLRVPGAFLVTAHLAVALLGAVVLLRRAHPLAFLLPCFAILVLDALAAVEHDGALTLLLTAVGPLIVILPIMFWAGAVPVLSSACVAVALSLALSRAHPDWPASVAVSFAAAALVFGIGAAALIGGIRRLVAATARSEQDAARERQQAERTRLAVAADVEYRRVLHDTVVNTLGSLARDDAALLDPGVVRGRCARDLRRIAGFHEEITGDAGEAGPLDGVDAGGAMPVRRLGMTDEELRRICALAPRTVVRALRGCVEEAVRNAADHSGATAVTLEARASRSELAILVSDDGRGFDGAIPPGRGLAESVFARAREHGIDAELDTAPGSGTRIALRTELTRRPADTAADASEEGAFRAFLLRLSWIWALVITGAVLLGELLVGSGDPAAPIVLALGVAAICGGAWFACRGGRPLPRGIALLALAGIPAVAWATLAGSIGAGSGPSAIHAYLVTPLLVLLLLVPTSRAPSIAAAALLVAAVAAAAVRTAVAAPSALPALGVAVAPLAILVVAWYLFHAAMLGFDARAARARARARAGQREAAAAESAAAARDRWNRVGLGASLELIAALADGSATVADPAVRARCAAEEHQLRQLASLLADAGPMNWWLALALAQARSRGLRLVLRTESARIADPREAEALGRLVLDCVAAARAGTELVVNLFADAGVTRLIVVGDGPTPPEAIRHGSEAALRVAHRELGEQSLLEATWRSDYAAGGISTPSSR, via the coding sequence ATGATCGCCGCGCGAGCTCACCGATGGACGCCGTCCGCGCCAGGAACGGCGGGATGGACGACGCGGAGCTTCGACGAGCTCATCCCCGCCGCGCAGATCGCGTGCATCTCCCTGGCGCAGCCGATCTTCGCGGTCGCGGCGCTCGGCTCCCAGCTGCGGGTGCCCGGAGCCTTCCTCGTCACGGCGCACCTGGCGGTCGCACTGCTCGGGGCGGTCGTGCTGCTCCGCCGCGCGCACCCGCTCGCCTTCCTCCTCCCCTGCTTCGCGATCCTCGTGCTCGACGCGCTCGCCGCGGTCGAACACGACGGCGCGCTGACGCTGCTGCTCACGGCCGTCGGCCCGCTGATCGTCATCCTGCCGATCATGTTCTGGGCGGGCGCGGTCCCCGTCCTGAGCAGCGCATGCGTCGCGGTCGCGCTGTCCCTCGCACTCTCCCGGGCGCATCCGGACTGGCCCGCCTCCGTCGCCGTCTCCTTCGCCGCCGCCGCGCTCGTCTTCGGCATCGGGGCGGCGGCGCTCATCGGCGGGATCCGGCGGCTCGTCGCCGCGACCGCGCGCAGCGAACAGGATGCGGCGCGCGAACGTCAGCAGGCCGAGCGCACCCGTCTCGCAGTGGCGGCCGATGTCGAGTACCGGCGGGTGCTCCACGACACCGTGGTGAACACGCTCGGCTCGCTCGCCAGGGACGACGCCGCGCTCCTCGATCCCGGCGTCGTCCGCGGGCGGTGCGCGCGGGACCTGCGGCGGATCGCGGGGTTCCACGAGGAGATCACGGGCGACGCCGGCGAGGCCGGCCCGCTCGACGGCGTCGACGCGGGCGGCGCGATGCCCGTGCGGCGTCTGGGCATGACGGACGAGGAGCTGCGGCGCATCTGCGCGCTCGCCCCCCGCACGGTCGTCCGGGCGCTCCGGGGCTGCGTCGAGGAGGCCGTCCGCAACGCGGCGGATCACTCCGGGGCGACCGCCGTCACCCTCGAGGCCCGGGCCTCGCGCAGCGAGCTCGCGATCCTCGTCTCCGATGATGGACGCGGCTTCGACGGCGCGATCCCTCCCGGCCGCGGCCTCGCGGAGTCGGTCTTCGCCCGTGCGCGGGAGCACGGGATCGATGCCGAGCTCGATACGGCGCCCGGGTCAGGGACCCGGATCGCGCTGCGCACCGAGCTCACGCGGCGCCCCGCGGACACGGCCGCCGACGCCTCCGAGGAGGGCGCCTTCCGCGCGTTCCTGCTCCGTCTGAGCTGGATCTGGGCCCTCGTGATCACCGGCGCCGTCCTGCTCGGGGAGCTGCTCGTGGGCTCGGGCGACCCGGCGGCGCCGATCGTCCTCGCGCTCGGCGTGGCGGCGATCTGCGGCGGCGCCTGGTTCGCCTGCCGCGGGGGCCGGCCGCTCCCCCGCGGCATCGCGCTCCTGGCCCTCGCCGGGATCCCCGCGGTCGCCTGGGCGACGCTCGCGGGGAGCATCGGGGCCGGATCCGGCCCCTCCGCGATCCACGCGTACCTCGTCACCCCGCTCCTCGTCCTGCTGCTCCTCGTGCCGACTTCACGGGCCCCATCGATCGCCGCGGCCGCGCTGCTGGTCGCCGCCGTCGCCGCGGCGGCCGTCCGCACGGCGGTCGCCGCGCCGAGCGCCCTCCCCGCGCTCGGCGTCGCCGTGGCGCCGCTCGCCATCCTCGTCGTCGCCTGGTACCTCTTCCACGCCGCGATGCTCGGCTTCGACGCCCGGGCCGCGCGCGCCCGCGCACGCGCACGCGCCGGGCAGCGCGAGGCGGCGGCGGCGGAGTCCGCCGCCGCCGCCAGGGACCGCTGGAACCGGGTCGGCCTGGGGGCCTCGCTCGAGCTGATCGCCGCGCTCGCGGACGGCTCCGCCACCGTCGCGGATCCCGCGGTCCGCGCCCGATGCGCGGCCGAGGAGCACCAGCTCCGCCAGCTCGCGAGCCTGCTGGCGGACGCCGGGCCCATGAACTGGTGGCTCGCGCTGGCGCTCGCCCAGGCGCGTTCCCGGGGCCTGCGACTGGTGCTGCGCACGGAGAGCGCCCGGATCGCCGACCCCCGCGAGGCGGAGGCGCTCGGGCGGCTCGTGCTCGACTGCGTGGCCGCCGCGCGGGCCGGCACGGAACTCGTGGTGAACCTCTTCGCCGACGCCGGCGTCACGCGGCTGATCGTCGTCGGGGACGGTCCGACGCCCCCGGAGGCGATCCGGCACGGCTCCGAGGCCGCCCTCCGGGTCGCGCACCGGGAGCTGGGCGAGCAGTCCCTCCTCGAGGCGACGTGGCGATCGGACTACGCGGCCGGGGGCATCAGCACGCCGTCGAGCAGGTAG
- a CDS encoding sigma-70 family RNA polymerase sigma factor, with amino-acid sequence MLDEMVIDGVEVPEDAGADPADTALQRAAAGEQHAFAELYDMMSPRVFGLILRVVVDRSQSEEVLQEVFLEAWQSARAFDRARGSARSWLLTIAHRRAVDRVRSARAMTRRDLTAGAREIADPGSGVDDEVALLVDGARAREALGRLPEPQRRAIVLAYFGGYSQSEIAALVGAPLGTVKTRIRDGLSRIREAWEATR; translated from the coding sequence ATGCTGGACGAGATGGTCATCGATGGGGTCGAGGTGCCCGAGGACGCGGGCGCGGACCCGGCGGACACGGCGCTCCAGCGCGCCGCCGCGGGCGAGCAGCACGCCTTCGCGGAGCTGTACGACATGATGTCGCCGCGCGTCTTCGGGCTCATCCTCCGCGTCGTGGTCGACCGCTCGCAGAGCGAGGAGGTGCTCCAGGAGGTCTTCCTGGAGGCATGGCAGTCGGCCCGCGCCTTCGACCGTGCGCGGGGCAGCGCGCGCAGCTGGCTGCTGACCATCGCCCATCGGCGCGCGGTGGATCGCGTGCGCTCCGCCCGCGCCATGACCCGACGCGATCTCACCGCCGGCGCGCGGGAGATCGCGGACCCCGGGAGCGGCGTCGACGACGAGGTCGCGCTCCTCGTCGACGGCGCGCGCGCCAGGGAAGCCCTCGGCCGGCTGCCGGAGCCCCAGCGGCGCGCCATCGTGCTCGCCTATTTCGGCGGCTACAGTCAGAGCGAGATCGCCGCGCTCGTCGGGGCGCCGCTCGGCACCGTCAAGACGCGCATCAGGGACGGCCTGAGCCGGATCAGGGAAGCATGGGAGGCGACGCGATGA
- a CDS encoding cytochrome c biogenesis protein DipZ, producing MDIVLIGLLGGLITGISPCILPVLPVIFLTAGARPAAPGRTPEVIPAKRSRPYWIIAGLVLSFSAVTLLGSLLLGLLAIPQSAIRWAGVVVLLAIGIGMLVPGFERLLEKPFQRLPRRRVADGGSGFGMGLALGTVFVPCAGPVLAAIIVAGATGTIGLETVLLTVSFALGVAIPLLVFALAGSGVARRIRGFRARERALRIAAGIALIALAAGLALDVPQRLQRLLPDYTAGLQRGLAESESGERALGLGGLVTEENRRLDACENGAAELADCGPAPRIRGIAGWLNTPGGAALDLEELRGRVVLIDFWAYSCINCQRSIPHVVAWDRAYRDAGLQVIGVHSPEYAFEKEPANVAAGAREFGITYPVALDNDLATWTHYRNRYWPAHYLIDAEGAVRHISFGEGNYATTERLLRELLREADPGVRLPEETDTRDETPELGSTTPETFLGSAKDRNFAGPGAYRAGPGAFSFPEEQPDDTFALDGDWTVETQYAAPSGDAGGAVRLEYRAREVRAVLAGSGSVEVEVAGSAPRSMQVDGTPRSYRLLAENAAGTGALTLRVPRGVELYSFTFG from the coding sequence ATGGACATCGTGCTCATCGGTCTGCTCGGCGGACTCATCACCGGCATCTCGCCGTGCATCCTCCCCGTACTGCCGGTCATCTTCCTCACCGCGGGGGCGCGCCCCGCGGCGCCGGGCAGAACGCCCGAGGTGATCCCGGCGAAGCGCTCCCGCCCCTACTGGATCATCGCCGGGCTCGTGCTCAGCTTCTCGGCCGTCACGCTGCTCGGTTCGCTGCTGCTCGGACTGCTCGCGATCCCGCAGAGCGCGATCCGCTGGGCCGGGGTCGTCGTGCTCCTCGCGATCGGCATCGGCATGCTCGTACCCGGCTTCGAGCGGCTGCTCGAGAAGCCGTTCCAGCGGTTGCCGCGCCGCCGGGTGGCCGACGGCGGCAGCGGCTTCGGCATGGGGCTCGCCCTCGGCACCGTCTTCGTGCCGTGCGCGGGACCGGTGCTCGCAGCCATCATCGTCGCCGGGGCCACCGGGACCATCGGACTCGAGACGGTCCTCCTCACCGTCTCCTTCGCCCTCGGCGTCGCGATCCCGCTGCTCGTCTTCGCCCTCGCCGGGAGCGGCGTCGCCCGGCGCATCCGAGGGTTCCGCGCCCGAGAGCGCGCGCTCCGGATCGCCGCGGGCATCGCGCTCATCGCGCTCGCCGCCGGGCTCGCCCTCGACGTGCCGCAGCGCCTGCAGCGCCTCCTCCCCGACTACACCGCGGGGCTGCAGCGCGGTCTCGCGGAGAGCGAATCCGGGGAGCGCGCGCTCGGACTCGGCGGACTCGTGACCGAGGAGAACCGCAGGCTCGACGCGTGCGAGAACGGTGCCGCCGAGCTCGCGGACTGCGGCCCCGCCCCCCGGATCCGCGGCATCGCCGGCTGGCTCAACACCCCGGGCGGCGCGGCGCTCGATCTCGAGGAGCTCCGGGGGCGGGTCGTGCTCATCGATTTCTGGGCCTACTCCTGCATCAACTGCCAGCGCTCCATCCCCCACGTGGTGGCGTGGGATCGCGCCTATCGCGATGCGGGTCTGCAGGTCATCGGCGTGCACTCGCCGGAGTACGCCTTCGAGAAGGAGCCGGCGAACGTCGCGGCGGGGGCGCGCGAATTCGGCATCACCTACCCCGTCGCGCTCGACAACGACCTGGCGACCTGGACCCACTACCGCAACCGCTACTGGCCGGCGCACTATCTCATCGACGCCGAGGGCGCGGTGCGCCACATCTCCTTCGGCGAGGGCAACTACGCGACCACCGAGCGACTCCTCCGCGAGCTGCTGCGGGAGGCCGACCCCGGGGTGCGGCTGCCCGAGGAGACGGACACGAGGGACGAGACCCCGGAGCTGGGGAGCACCACGCCCGAGACCTTCCTCGGTTCCGCGAAGGATCGCAACTTCGCCGGCCCCGGGGCCTACCGAGCCGGCCCCGGCGCCTTCTCCTTCCCCGAGGAGCAGCCGGACGACACCTTCGCCCTCGACGGCGACTGGACCGTCGAGACCCAGTACGCCGCCCCGAGCGGCGACGCCGGCGGAGCCGTGCGCCTCGAGTACCGCGCCAGGGAAGTGCGCGCCGTGCTCGCCGGGAGCGGCTCGGTGGAGGTGGAGGTGGCCGGATCGGCGCCCCGCAGCATGCAGGTCGACGGCACGCCGCGCTCCTACCGCCTGCTCGCGGAGAACGCAGCGGGCACCGGCGCGCTCACGCTCCGGGTGCCGCGGGGCGTGGAGCTCTACTCCTTCACCTTCGGATGA
- a CDS encoding anti-sigma factor gives MNEEHFRELSAARALHALSPEDEQAFSRALAAHPEWRSTVDEDQEAAAALGAMTPPVPPPPDARDALLAAIAGAPQAPAPSGGAADASDAAPSAATSGAAPSAAADADAPAAARTGGERGSRPPRRRAAWFALAASVAVLIAVSLAIPWGRLLAPSDPVSLALQEIDEAPDARSATAPLPGGGSATLRWSAETAQAVFVAEGMETAPEGRDYEAWVVRGETPVSLGVMDVDDAGRSEILATGFAPGDAVAVTVETRGGSPSGAPSGDPIVAIPAA, from the coding sequence ATGAATGAGGAGCACTTCCGGGAGCTCTCGGCCGCGCGCGCCCTGCACGCGCTCTCCCCCGAGGACGAGCAGGCCTTCTCCCGCGCCCTCGCGGCGCATCCGGAGTGGCGCTCGACGGTCGACGAGGATCAGGAGGCTGCGGCCGCGCTCGGCGCGATGACGCCGCCCGTCCCGCCGCCCCCCGACGCGCGCGATGCACTCCTCGCGGCGATCGCCGGCGCACCCCAGGCACCGGCCCCGAGCGGCGGGGCGGCGGACGCCTCCGATGCCGCGCCGTCGGCCGCGACCTCGGGCGCCGCGCCGTCCGCAGCCGCCGATGCGGACGCCCCCGCTGCGGCGCGGACCGGCGGCGAGCGCGGATCCCGCCCGCCCCGCCGCCGCGCCGCCTGGTTCGCGCTGGCCGCGTCGGTCGCGGTGCTCATCGCCGTCTCGCTCGCCATCCCGTGGGGGCGGCTGCTCGCGCCGTCCGACCCCGTCTCGCTCGCCCTGCAGGAGATCGACGAGGCGCCGGACGCGCGCAGCGCGACCGCGCCGCTGCCGGGCGGCGGATCCGCGACCCTGCGCTGGTCCGCGGAGACCGCGCAGGCGGTCTTCGTCGCCGAGGGCATGGAGACCGCCCCGGAGGGCCGCGACTACGAGGCCTGGGTGGTCCGCGGCGAGACGCCGGTCTCCCTCGGCGTGATGGACGTGGACGACGCCGGCCGGTCCGAGATCCTCGCGACCGGATTCGCCCCGGGCGACGCCGTCGCGGTCACGGTCGAGACGCGCGGGGGCTCGCCGAGCGGCGCGCCGAGCGGCGACCCGATCGTCGCGATCCCCGCGGCCTGA
- the sigJ gene encoding RNA polymerase sigma factor SigJ: protein MSGEAPSRRASPIDAEVLGERRHLMALAFRMLGTIAEAEDAVQETYVRWYRLSEAEREAIRVPRAWLTRAAGRVCLNVLDSARHRRERYVGPWLPEPVPAHAFPAGASATEDPLERAALDDSVSTALLVVLESMTPAERVAFVLHDVFAMPFGEIADVVGRTPAACRQLASSARRRVRQRRARRASRAEHDTVVRAFAEAARGGDLSGLLAVLDPAVELHSDGGGVVSAARKPIRGDDHVGRFLLGILRKHPRTVLREQETPDGLGFALWDEGRIASVATVEVEAGAVTAVRLMRNPHKLTLWN from the coding sequence ATGAGCGGTGAAGCACCCTCGCGGCGCGCGAGCCCGATCGACGCCGAGGTGCTGGGCGAGCGACGGCACCTTATGGCGCTGGCGTTCCGGATGCTCGGCACCATCGCCGAGGCCGAGGACGCCGTCCAGGAGACCTACGTGCGGTGGTACCGGCTCAGCGAGGCCGAGCGCGAGGCGATCCGCGTGCCGCGGGCCTGGCTCACCCGTGCCGCCGGTCGCGTCTGCCTGAACGTCCTCGACTCGGCCAGGCACCGGCGGGAGCGGTACGTCGGCCCGTGGCTGCCCGAGCCGGTCCCCGCCCACGCCTTCCCCGCGGGCGCGTCCGCGACCGAGGACCCGCTCGAGCGGGCGGCACTCGACGATTCCGTCAGCACGGCGCTGCTCGTCGTGCTCGAATCGATGACGCCCGCGGAACGGGTCGCCTTCGTCCTCCACGACGTGTTCGCGATGCCCTTCGGCGAGATCGCGGACGTCGTGGGCCGCACGCCGGCCGCATGCCGGCAACTCGCGTCCTCCGCACGACGCCGGGTGCGGCAGCGCCGTGCGCGTCGCGCGAGCCGCGCCGAGCACGACACCGTCGTGCGGGCGTTCGCCGAGGCCGCGCGCGGCGGCGACCTCTCGGGGCTCCTCGCCGTCCTCGATCCCGCAGTCGAGCTGCATTCCGACGGCGGCGGGGTCGTCTCCGCCGCGCGCAAGCCGATCCGCGGCGACGATCATGTGGGACGGTTCCTGCTCGGCATCCTCCGCAAGCATCCGCGCACGGTGCTCCGCGAGCAGGAGACCCCCGACGGGCTCGGATTCGCGCTGTGGGACGAGGGGCGCATCGCGAGCGTCGCGACCGTCGAGGTCGAGGCGGGGGCGGTCACCGCGGTGCGCCTCATGCGGAACCCGCACAAGCTCACGCTGTGGAACTGA
- a CDS encoding fasciclin domain-containing protein, whose product MFTKKQALGSAFALLLIGATMTGCSMESGADTAAEEQAEPSEERSGGATDAMDPAANLVGPGCAAYAEEVPDGAGSIQGMSQDPVAVAASNNPMLTTLVSAVSGQLNPDVDLVDTLNGDEFTVFAPVDDAFAKIDAATIETLKTDSDLLTSILTYHVVPGQIEPADIVGTHETVEGQEVTVSGSGDELMVGDAQVICGGVQTANATVYLLDGVLMPPAA is encoded by the coding sequence ATGTTCACGAAGAAGCAGGCACTCGGCTCCGCGTTCGCGCTGCTGCTGATCGGCGCGACGATGACCGGCTGTTCCATGGAGTCGGGAGCGGACACGGCCGCGGAGGAGCAGGCCGAGCCGAGCGAGGAGCGCTCGGGCGGCGCGACGGACGCGATGGACCCCGCGGCGAATCTCGTCGGCCCGGGCTGCGCCGCCTACGCGGAGGAGGTGCCGGACGGCGCCGGATCGATCCAGGGCATGTCGCAGGATCCGGTCGCGGTCGCGGCCTCGAACAACCCGATGCTCACGACGCTCGTCTCCGCGGTGAGCGGGCAGCTCAATCCGGACGTCGACCTCGTCGACACGCTGAACGGTGACGAGTTCACGGTCTTCGCCCCGGTCGACGACGCCTTCGCGAAGATCGACGCGGCGACGATCGAGACCCTCAAGACGGACTCGGATCTGCTCACCTCGATCCTCACGTACCACGTCGTGCCCGGCCAGATCGAGCCGGCGGACATCGTCGGCACGCACGAGACGGTGGAGGGTCAGGAGGTGACCGTCAGCGGTTCGGGCGACGAGCTGATGGTCGGCGACGCGCAGGTCATCTGCGGCGGCGTGCAGACCGCGAACGCCACCGTCTACCTGCTCGACGGCGTGCTGATGCCCCCGGCCGCGTAG